From the Leptospira barantonii genome, the window AAAGGTGTTCTTGAAAAACTCACTCAACTTCAGGTTACGATTTATACCAGCATTCTTAAGAATAAAAACGTTCTGACTCTCGGAGAAATTTCGAGAAAGGTGAACATTCCTCCGATCAACGTCGAGATGGAGTTGAACCTTCTTAGAAAATACCAACTCGTTTATCAGAGAAAGAACCGCGAACGTCTTACCAATAATTTAGATAAATATCATGCGTTTGAGGAGATCGCGGATCTGGTTCCGCTGGATCAGAATCTCAAAGGCGACAAGTATAAGATCTCTTTGGAAAAATATCTCGATCGCAAAAAGACGACCGAGATATCGGACGAGTGGAAGGTGGCCGTTAAGTCTCCGAAACAAATCGATTCCATTAAGAAGTTTTATACTCTCGCGTCTTCCGAAGAGGGGATCGATCTCAATCTTCAATCTCTCGCCGATTTGGAAAGAGATACCGTGGTTCGTATTTATTTGAGCGGCGGGGTTTCCGAAGCGGAAGACATCCGTAGTTTTGTCGTTACCAGCAGAGGCAAATACGAGCAAATCGTTCCGGCTTTGATCGCAAAGGGACTTGTCATGGACGTTTGTTTCGTCGACGAGAAGTTCGTACGCGTGTTCGCGATCCCCGATGAAATCTTAAAATACGTTCAGACTCATCCGATTCTTCCTTCCGTAAAAAAGGGAACGAAACAAAGAACGGAAAAACTCGCGGCCAACGATCTCGATTTCTTTCTCAACACCAAAAAACTGATTTCCTATATCAGCCGTAAAGGGTTGGTCCTTGCAAAATCCGGAAAGGTGAAACAAGCGGATCACAAAAGAACCGAACAGGAACTTTTGAACCCGGATATCGGAATTTTCCCGGAAAAAAGTCAGATCTATCAAATGGAACTGATTCTACCCGTATTAAAACTTTTGAATCTTGTCGACATCAAGGGTGAAAACATCGTTCTGAAAGGGGATGTAAACGGGTTTAACGAAAAAGATATATTCGAGATCATGAAACTCGTCGTACACGAGGTGAACGAAGCGCGTATGAAACGTGTCGTTCCTGCGGAAGTTTTTACGGCGACCGAAATGCCTTTTTACGATAAACCGATACTGGATAAGTGTGTGAGCCTCATCATCAAGGCGAAACGAATTCATCTATCCGTGATCTTTTCCAATATCATTCGGGAACACATGATTCTTTCTCCCGGATTCAGGACCAAGAATTTTCAGTCCGACCTTGCGGAACTCCGTAAGGAAATCATGAGCGCCATTTTTTATCTGCATCTGTTCGGACTTTTGGAAGTGGAATATCCGAATCGTTTCCTCGGTCTTTCCAAATTGGGTGAATACTTTTTCCAAACCGGAGAACTTTCACACAAAACGGAGAAGGGCGGGATCACGATCAACCCGGACTTTACGATCATCGCGTTTCCGGATCGTGTTTCGATTCACGGTCTTCATATCCTCAAGGCATTTACGGAACTCAAGGACTACGATCGTGTTTATACGTTCGTTCTTACCAAAGAAGCGTTTCAGTTGGGAATTCTTCTCGGTTATAAACCTTCCGAGTTCATCGACTTCTTAAAGAATTCGAGCAAGGCCGATCTTGCGCAAAACCTTCTCTTCTTATTGGAAGACTGGGGTGGAAATCTTCCGGTCGTCGATATTACCGAAGATTGCGTTTTAGTTCGCACGAAGGATCAGAATACGATGGAACTTCTGCTCGGTCAGATCAAAGGTAAGAAGATTGTTCTGGATGAAATCGGTCCGACTGCGGTTCTCGTGGATAAAAACCGGGTTCAAGACGTGATCACGGTTTCCGAAAAACTCAATCTCATCGTCAATCTGACTCGTTAAACCGAGTCTGATTTTAATTTCTAAAAAATTCTAAATTCTTTCCGGATCGGAAAGAGTCGTGTTCAATTCTTTTGGATGGATTCTTGAAAAGAAGGGCGGATTTGAGGAGAATTCCGAGCCGTTGGATCACGGCCCGGGTTCGGTGAGAATTATTCTTCCACTTTGATTTTGGTTTTGAATTCCCATTTGCGATACGGAGCGATCGCTTGCAGTCTCTCGTCGGTTACGAAAAAGAGGGCTTCGCCGTATTTAACGAGTCCTCCTTTATAATGCGCGTATTTGGTCTTATGATCGATCAGACCGATCTCTCGAACCTTGCTCCAATCGTCGCAGGTTTTGAGAGTGGGGACTTTTCTAAGATGCAATTCCTTGATCTTATTGTCTTTAACGGAGTCCCGGAGTATCTTTTCCCATTCCATAAAGTGCAAACTAAAAGGAAGGGGGGAAAAATCAAGGGTTTTTGCGATCGTTCGGATGGGGGAAACAAGTCTCCGATTTCCTAAAGTTTAAAAAATTCCACTTCGCGTTTTAGGTCTTCGGCTAATTTCGCTAACCCGATCGAACTAGAGCTGAGTTCTTCCGAAGACGCCGCCGAGGATTGGTTGAGTTCGTTGATGGTCGTGATCGTTCTTGAAATTTCTTCGATCGCGATTTTTTGTTCTCTCACCGCGACTTGAATCACGTCCGATCTTCCTTTGACTTCCTTGGCCGTTAGATTCATCTGATCGTTTTTGGAAAGTTGACTTTCCATAAACTGATTCACGACTTTCATTTGGGCGTTGATCTCCGAGATTCCGCTGATGATTCCCGAGATGACCTTCACCGTGTCCGTGATGTTTTGAATTCCGATTCCGATCTCGGCTTCGTTGCTTTGGATGATCTGTTCTATGTCCTTGATGCTGTTCGTGGTTTTATCCGCGAGTTTTGAAATTTCGTCGGCGACCACTGCGAAACCTCTTCCGGCGACTCCCGCTCTTGCGGCTTCGATCGCCGCGTTGAGCGCGAGAAGATGAATCTGTTCCGAAATCGTGTTGATGATTTCGATGACTCCGACGATGTCTTCCGAGCTTTGGCTGATCTTCGTGATCGAAAGGTTGGTCAGCTCCAAAGAGCTTCCGCCTTTTTTTGCGTCCAAGGTGATTCGTTCCACATCGGACATCGTGTTTTCCAAGTTGCTCGAAGTTTCATGGATGGAAGCGGAGAATTGATTCATATCCGACGCGAGTTTGTTTAAGAGGCTGACCTGTTCCTTGGTCTGAGTTTCCACTCCGTCCATTCCGGCGGAAATCTCCTCGATCGATGCGGAAATTTCCTCCGAAGACGCGGCTTGGTTTTGTGCGTTATCCGAAATGAAGTTGAGCGCCCCGGACATTTCGTCCGAGGAAGAAGCGAGATTCGTGGAAGCGTTCACGATCTTGCCGAGAATCGTTTTCACCTTTTTGTTAAACGAATTGATCGAGATTGCCATCTCGCCGATCTCGTCCATGGAAAGAACCTTGAGACCCTTGCTCAGATCTCCTTCCGCCATCGCTTCGAGAACGTTCTTACTTTCTTCGAGAGGAAAAAGTCTTTTGCTAAGAATGATATAAATCAAAAGTCCGACGAAGAACAAACCGACGAACGAAATTCCGGCCATCGCATAAACGGAAACGATCGCTTCTCCGGTGATCTCCTCGTTTTCGATGGAAGCAAACGTAAGAAAATCGTATTTCAGATTTCTTCTTAGAATCATATACTTATACTTTCCGCCGAACAGATAACGTACCGGAACGTTGTCCTTATAATCCTTCACTTGATCGTAAAACGGAAAGTCAGTCAGCTTTTTCAAATTCAACGCGGGGTTCACGTGATTGATCACCGTTTCGTAACGATCCAAAAGTCCCGGGTAACCCGATTTTCCGATTTGAATCGAGCCGATCAACTTGCTCGTAAGATCCGCGATTCGGAGCGAATACACGATATAAAGATTCGGGTTTTCCGGAATCGTTTCCAAAACCAAAAGAACGGGAGTTCCCGAAACCGGAGAAGGAAGAGGTTTGCTCAAAAACATTTTCTTCTTATCGATCGTGTCGAGGACCGTTTCTTCGGAAGGAAGATCGAAACCGCGGAACGAGGTTTCTTCCTTTGCGAGAGTTCCGGTCGCCGCGAGAAGTTTCCAAGATCCGCCTTCCGATTTGATAAGCGAAATCGATTCGTATTTGGGAGAACGGGCCAAAAGAGTTTCTAAAAGTTTTTGCGTTTCCGCGATTTTATAATTCTTCGTAAGAGAAAGAAAGAACACGTCGTTTTTGAGTTTGTCCGCGTCCGATTGTACTTCTTCGAAGATGGATTCGGTGAGAATGTGCAGGGTCTCGTTTACGTTCAACATCTGATTGAAATAGGACTTTCTAATCGCGTTGTAATTGAGTTTAAAAACGAGACTGGAAACTCCGATCGCTAAAATCAAAACGATAAAGATAAAGGTCATCGTAAGAGAACGGGTCAAACGGATCTTTACCAAAGAAGATATATCAATGTTACTGAATGCGCCCGATTCGATCAGGCTTGAAGTCAACTTTTCGCAGACTAAAAAAGTATACACGCCCACCGAAAGAGACATGAGAAGTGCGATCGCAAAAAGATTGTAATAATCCGCCATGTCCAAGGCCGCGAAACGACTCAATACCGCAACGATGATCGATGCGGTGATCAAAATTCGAACGGCGATTTCGATCGAATGAAACAAAGGCAAACGAAGAATCGACTTCTGCGCGTCGAGCGCGGTTTCCTTGTCTATGATCCCTTGTTCCACAGTATTCAAATATTTGCGGATAGGTTTCAGTCTTCTGATGTCCGAAAAAACCGTTAAGACCAACGTAAAAACGGAAGTCGCTAAAGTGATACGAATCGCGATCGAAAGCTGATCTGGATCCATTTCCAGAAACGTTTTATAAAATAGGACGGCGGCGCCGATCGTAAGAGCGAAACCCACCACCTCAGTAATCAAAATAAACTGAAGAGTGAATCTACGTATCGATTTTGTAATATCATCCATG encodes:
- a CDS encoding methyl-accepting chemotaxis protein, giving the protein MDDITKSIRRFTLQFILITEVVGFALTIGAAVLFYKTFLEMDPDQLSIAIRITLATSVFTLVLTVFSDIRRLKPIRKYLNTVEQGIIDKETALDAQKSILRLPLFHSIEIAVRILITASIIVAVLSRFAALDMADYYNLFAIALLMSLSVGVYTFLVCEKLTSSLIESGAFSNIDISSLVKIRLTRSLTMTFIFIVLILAIGVSSLVFKLNYNAIRKSYFNQMLNVNETLHILTESIFEEVQSDADKLKNDVFFLSLTKNYKIAETQKLLETLLARSPKYESISLIKSEGGSWKLLAATGTLAKEETSFRGFDLPSEETVLDTIDKKKMFLSKPLPSPVSGTPVLLVLETIPENPNLYIVYSLRIADLTSKLIGSIQIGKSGYPGLLDRYETVINHVNPALNLKKLTDFPFYDQVKDYKDNVPVRYLFGGKYKYMILRRNLKYDFLTFASIENEEITGEAIVSVYAMAGISFVGLFFVGLLIYIILSKRLFPLEESKNVLEAMAEGDLSKGLKVLSMDEIGEMAISINSFNKKVKTILGKIVNASTNLASSSDEMSGALNFISDNAQNQAASSEEISASIEEISAGMDGVETQTKEQVSLLNKLASDMNQFSASIHETSSNLENTMSDVERITLDAKKGGSSLELTNLSITKISQSSEDIVGVIEIINTISEQIHLLALNAAIEAARAGVAGRGFAVVADEISKLADKTTNSIKDIEQIIQSNEAEIGIGIQNITDTVKVISGIISGISEINAQMKVVNQFMESQLSKNDQMNLTAKEVKGRSDVIQVAVREQKIAIEEISRTITTINELNQSSAASSEELSSSSIGLAKLAEDLKREVEFFKL
- a CDS encoding helicase; this translates as MSSDSVLLQELDKLELNDLKKVATLWNLAKLPYKEKNKNVAYLYETFQDEFYLKGVLEKLTQLQVTIYTSILKNKNVLTLGEISRKVNIPPINVEMELNLLRKYQLVYQRKNRERLTNNLDKYHAFEEIADLVPLDQNLKGDKYKISLEKYLDRKKTTEISDEWKVAVKSPKQIDSIKKFYTLASSEEGIDLNLQSLADLERDTVVRIYLSGGVSEAEDIRSFVVTSRGKYEQIVPALIAKGLVMDVCFVDEKFVRVFAIPDEILKYVQTHPILPSVKKGTKQRTEKLAANDLDFFLNTKKLISYISRKGLVLAKSGKVKQADHKRTEQELLNPDIGIFPEKSQIYQMELILPVLKLLNLVDIKGENIVLKGDVNGFNEKDIFEIMKLVVHEVNEARMKRVVPAEVFTATEMPFYDKPILDKCVSLIIKAKRIHLSVIFSNIIREHMILSPGFRTKNFQSDLAELRKEIMSAIFYLHLFGLLEVEYPNRFLGLSKLGEYFFQTGELSHKTEKGGITINPDFTIIAFPDRVSIHGLHILKAFTELKDYDRVYTFVLTKEAFQLGILLGYKPSEFIDFLKNSSKADLAQNLLFLLEDWGGNLPVVDITEDCVLVRTKDQNTMELLLGQIKGKKIVLDEIGPTAVLVDKNRVQDVITVSEKLNLIVNLTR